From the genome of Trichosurus vulpecula isolate mTriVul1 chromosome 6, mTriVul1.pri, whole genome shotgun sequence:
AGAGTCAAATTCCatgtgtctgagatgagattgaactctggtcatcctgactccaaaatcatttatttatcaactaggcccctctctctctcatgttaGGTGTATTGCATATGATGCCAATTAGTGAGTGATGTTTGCCAAATGGTACTATGGGATGCTAACCAGGGATTTGAAGATAAGTACCTGAGATGAATTGAATTTTCATGCTATTCATTACATTTATGATGTATATCTGCAAAATGTTCATGTAATTTTGCAGGGACTATAAAACTATTACTGTAGTAAAGAATATTACCCTTGATAGGGGAGCACAatgttattttgtatttctcatttttctcttgagTTCACTAATCCCTGTGATGGAGACCAGGGACAGAGGAAAGAAGGTGCTTAGGAGTTAAGATAGCAGGAGGGTGTTGTCAAGTATGGAGTTAATTGTGTTTATTTGAAAGAGAGACCAGACCAAGTGCCCAATGCTGGCAGTGAGAGGTAAGAAACAGAGCATGCCATGAGGTGCCACTATGAGAGTCAGATCTGACTACCATGTGATCAGACATGAGTAAGAGTTGCCTTCAGTTATAATGGATTTTTCATCCCCCTCTTGGATATCTGGATCATCACAGGCAAGGCTGACTGCCTGAGTTGCTGGTGAGATGAGTGGGATGTGCCTTGTCAAAGCCAGGGCAGTAATTGAGTGTGTTATAGTGGTAGGCTGCCAGATTGTCAAAGACTACAGAGTCATCTGCCAATAGCCCAGGAATCATCATGTGGGTGTCCACACAGGTCAGGGTGAGATTGACACTTAATCCATGAGGAAAGACTCTTCTCCTATCAATGACTTGGGATTTTTTTGTGGGAAAAGATAGGAACAAacataatttctcttttgcctctgGCTTCTGGGAATACTAGTTCCCTTGGGAGCGGTAAACATGTGAACTTAGCCATTGAACATGGTGGCTTGCTAAGCTTACGAAAGGTTGagccttctttttgttgttcttgtgttTACCCCAATAGCAAACAATATTTGGAAGTCTCAACACCATGTTCTATTATTTTTAGATTTCTTGCAGTAAATGTGCCTAAGCCAGAATATGACTGTTTTTCTATTGGGTCACCCAAAGCGAGGATGCAGGTAAGACTCTCAATGAGACACCAGTTACAGTTAGAGCTTTCCTCAGAATTAAACTGGGGGAGGGGCACAAGATAAATTTGTGATCCATTTATGAAACATTATATGCAAACAAGCCTGGGAGGGGGGGCAAGGTAAGTGTTTGCCGCAATTAGTATAACTTCTTAAGAATTTTATTCAGATAATGGGGGCAAACTGTGTTTTCTTCTATCTGCCCTTAATGATGGTCACTTCCAGAGAGAACAAGCTGCCACTCAACATCAGCTCCAAGAGCCAAACCAGTTTTGCATTTATGGCTTCAGTGACAGCCAGTCCTCCAAGCACGAGTTTTAGAATGATTCAGCTAAAGACATTGTAGCTCAAATTGTCATATGGAAACACAACCTAAGTAAGAGGGTTGTCATGTCAACCCTCCTTTATTATTCAAagagcaaatttaaaaaatagaggagGAGGGAAACAAGCTCCAGTTTTTTCGGGGGGAGGGGTTGTACTGAGGATTTAATTGAAGGCTAACTTTCTTTAGGGAATAGTTTCAAGGACTACACTGAGTTAAAAGTAGATACCccagagcactgaccctggagtcaggaggacctgagttcaaatgtgacctcagacacttgacacacttattagctgtgtaaccttgggcaagtcacttaaccccaattgccctgcctaccccacTCAAAAAAAAGTGGATACCCTTTATTGTTAAGAAAGAGTATAACCATCCTAGTTCAAGGACTCTCACTTAGGTCATTGtaagagcaaatgaaataataaatgttttgaaaaccttaaagtacttcataaatgttggcTTTTATGGTTATATCCTCTTAATGAGTTTCCCTCCCCTGTCTCCCATCTCTGCTCTCTCCAATCCAAATTTCCCAGAGCTGCTGGTGTAACCTTCCCAGAGTTTAGGTCTTCCATTACTTCCCCCACTCAAAAATCTGCTCTTCTCAAAGGAAGGGAATActttgttttgcctttgtttctcccagaacttagcacaattcctggcacataatatccCATTAACAAACATTCCCTGACTGATTAAATGATTGGTTGGCTCCCAAATGCACATCTTATAAAATGCAAACTCAACAGCATTCAaagtcttttacaatatgactctGGCCGATCTTTTGTAGTTTTATTTGCTGTCATTCCCCTTCATACATTCAATGCTACAAACCAACTAATCTCTTCACCCTTTCCAGTATCAGCCTATCTTCACCTGCTTCCATACCTTTGCATCCCCTGTTCCAATTCCTGGAATGCCTGCCCCACCATCACTGAAACCCTTCTCTACCTTCGAGGTCCATTTCTAGTGATACTCCCTTCACactattttctttaagaattatATCCCTCCAAGCCCACTCCCAACCAATCAAGATCATTCTCTTGGGCCATTCTGTTGAACTAATTGGTGTTTAACTGGTGGTTAAACATTTTCTAACTTATACCTCTATTCTCTATCCTAAGTAGTAGTAACTCTTTAAGAGTAGAGAAGATGGTACAGGCTTTTTAGGTACTAATAAGTATTGGTTGGACTACTGAAAAATTCTTTAGGCTACTCCCTCCAGACTCTAGGCTAGGGATTGGACTCAATTCTTTTTACAACTTCCTTTAAAAGTGTATGGCAGAAAGGAGGAGTCAAGATGATGGAATATAGGCAACAACTCAGCTGAATTCATCAATGTTCCCCTCCAAACATCTTTGAAATAACACCCCACattgaattctggagtagcagagccaacaaaagatcagggtaagacatttttccagccccaGAAAATTTAGGAAGTTGACAGGAGAGGTCTGTAACACTGGGATGGGAGATAGGCCCAAAGTGCAGTGCACACTGTGTAACACCAGCAGTGGGCTTTAGAAGTAGCTGTGACTGTGTGAGCAGCAGCTTTGGAAGCTCTCAGACTAGAGACCACAAGGATTAACTGGTCAAAATGAGATTATAGGggtcctttgctggcactgggtcaaagactctgttgcattgcccacatCTAGTTCTGGGTAGCAGTaccagggcaaagaggagcattTGTGCCTGTGGCTGAAGGAGAGCACTAGTCACAGTGCTAAGGGCCAAGAGGGGTGCTAGCATTTGTGGCTTCAGAGAAGCAAgatcccttcctgggtaaagaacaGACCACAGGCCAGAACAAGGACCACTCCTCTTCTTCCAATTTGGAAGTACCAAACTTACAGTtccccagaactagctttgaaaacagcagcatgaaaaacctcAAATCTAGATCTGTGCCTCCTCCACCCAGGAGCatagcccaactttaatatagagttaaaagtcaaaaaatagtctagaaaatgagtaaacaataaaaaaaactcactataaaaagttactatggtaatagggaagatcaagacacaaactcagaagtcaTTGacatcaaaacagctacaagtaaaacctcaaagaaaaaaaagtgaattggacacaagtccaacaagaattcctagaagagtgggtggagccaagatggtggctgaagagctcaaaaaagattttaaaactcaaataggaaatgtcgaggaaaaaattgaaaaatgaagtgagagtGGTGCAAAAACATACGTGAAAAGAgtgtcaatagcttggtaaaagaggcacacacaaaaaaacacagaataaatatagaaaaaaaaatacagaagaaaaatatagaaaaaaacacagaattctccaaatggaaaaagaggtgcaaaagctcactagagaaaacaattcctttaaaattagaactgggcaagtagaagctagtgactgcatgagacatcaagaaacaataaaacaaaaacaaaagaataaaaaaagaaaagaaaaatgtgaaaatctcatcagaaaaacaattgacctggaaaatagatcaagggaggagaacttaagaattattaaactgtctgaaagctatgataaatagagcatatttcaataaattataaatgaaaactgccccgATATCCTAGAAACAAAGagcaagatagaaattgaaagaattcatcaatcacctcctgaaagagatcccaaaatgaaaactccccaagatatcatagccaaattccagagttcccaggtcaaggagaaaatattgcaagcagccaaaaagaaacaattcaaatatcatggaaccacagtcaggatcacacaagattagCAGCATCCACATTAAAGAATCAgcaggcttggaatatgatattctggaaaacaaaggagccaggattacatccaagaataacttacccagcaaaactgagtataatccttcagggggaaaatggatatttaatgaaataaaggactctcaagcattcctgataaaaagaccagagctaaatagaaaatttgacattcaaacacaagactcaagaggagcATAAAAAGAGAAACACATGAAGTGAATgcatgaaagaaaaattataagggacttaataatgtTGAACTGTTAACACTCGTAAGTCAGAAAATGATGCTTGCAGCTCATAaggactttatcattattagggcagttagaatgaGTATACGTAAACAGGGAGCATAGGTGTAAATTGACTATGATGTGAGAAAGAGGTATGCactggaagaagagggaagggtgaagaagaattgagaaaattatctcacataagagacatgcaaggaagagcttttacagtggaagaaaaaatggaagagtgggaggcaatgcttgaacctcactctcattggaattggtttaaagaggaaataacatagaCTCTTAGCTGGGTAtagaaaatctatcttacccaacaggaaagtaggaggggaaggagataagaggggCTGGAAGCTGATAGAAGGGGGAATGAATTAAGGcaggtagtggtcagaagcaaaacagacttttgagaagcaacaggggggagggaagaagaaagggagagaggcagggaggaagggagggagagggagagagagagagagagagagagagagagagagagagagagagagagagaggatggagagaaatacaaagtaagcataactgcaaatgtgaatagaatgagctcactcataaaatggaaatggatagcagaacatattaaaaaccataaaccaacaatatgttgtttacaagaaacacacttgaaacagagagacacccACAAGCAAAAATAAGGGGCTTGAGCAGAATCTATTTATTCTTCAGCTGAACTAAAACAAGCAGGGGTTGCAAGCACGATCtcaagacaaagcaaaagcaaaattagatctgattaaaagagataaacagggaaacattttgctaaaaggtatcatagacaatgaaataatatcaatactaagcatatattcaacaaagtcatagaatcCAGATTcttgaaagaaaagttaaatgagttacaggaggaaatagacagtaaaactatactagtgggggatctcaactttcttctttcagaactagatgaatctaaccataaaataaataagaaaaaagttaaggagtagaattttagaatagaatagaataaaatcttagaaaagttggATATAATAGACCTCCggagaaaactggaaataaaaaggagtatacatttttctcagctgtatagggcaccttcacaaaaattgacatttaaaaatgaattttaaatgaatccttttcagaccataatacaataaaaattacattcaataaaagcccataaaatcatagattaaaaattaattagaaactaatttaatcctaaagaatgagtgagtcaaagaacaaatcctatctcttgtctggtcacaaattcttcccttatccatagatctgacaggcaaaaaTTTTCCATGATCCCCTAAtttgggtatatgatttagacataaagggtgatatcataaacaaattaggggagcatggaaaatttttacctgtcagatctatggataagggaagaacttatgatcaaacaagagataggatcACAGAAAgcgaaatgaataattttgattaaattaaattaaaaaggttttgcacaaacaaaatcaatgcagtcaagagtgagaggaaagcaggaaactggggtggggtggggggtatttacagtaagtttctctaatGAAagcccatttctcaaatatatagagaactgagtcaaatgtatgggcagctagatggctcagtggaaagagtgctaggcctggagtcagaaagacccaagttcaattccagtctcagatacttactagctatgtgactctgggccagtcacttaaccctgtttgcctcagtttcctcatctgtaaaatgaactggagaaagaaatggcaaaccactccagtatctctgccaagaaaacttcaaatggggtcgctaagaatcagacatgactgaaaacaactgaacaacaatgagtcatgtataagaataagagttatttccaattgataaatggtcaaagaataggaactggcagttttcagaagaagaaatcaaagctatctatcgtcatattaaaaaatactctaaatcactattgattagagaaataaccacctcacacctatcagattggctaatatgagagaaaagaaaaatgacaaatgttggaagggttgcagaaaaaattaggacactagtgcactgttggtagaattgtggctataaagctgtgcatactttttgacctaTCAGTGCCACTattagatctatatcccaaagagatcaaaggaaaaggagagggacctgtatatacaaaaatacttatagtaccTCTTTTGTGGTGGTTGGAACAGGAGTGGTGAGAGAAACTGGACATTGTTGGACATTCAGAAGAACGTTCTAAGTGTCAGAGCCATCCACTGATGGAACTAGCTGTCCTGTTAGGTAGTGAGCTCTCCATTGCTAGAGGTATCCAACTGAAGACTGGCAGGCCCCAGTAAGGGAAGCTGTGGCCAGGGTTCCTACCGGGGGAAGGCTGGGCTTAGCACCTGCCCTCTAGGTTCAGTTCTCCCTTGTGATTCTAACCCTCTGATTTCCACTTTGTCCCCAACAGGAAGATGTGAAAACATTCATTACTCAGGATAACTTAGAGAAGAAGATTGAAGCTGCCCTTCACAATCCTCGAAACTACAATTGGGCCCTTACCAAGGAGGGCCGCGTGATTCGACCGCCTGGCGCCTGGCGAGACTTGGGGCTGCCAGGAGCAGCCACTGCCAGGGCCCCTGTCTCCTCCGCCCCACCACCCATTCCAGGTTTTATCTGGTCTCATTGCTCCTTAttgataaaaaaggaagaagcagGTATAGAATAAAGGGATGATGCCTCTTTTGTGAGCCTCCTGAGCTTTTCCTTTCTCAGCTTTTCAGGGCTTGGGGCAGGGGTTTCTTCCCAAGCCTAGCCCCCAACACTTCCTACTAGCCCCACATTTCCCTCACTCTCCTTAGCATAGATCCCTGTCTTCAGTGCCAGGATTAATCATGAAGGTATAGACCATCAAATCTAACCCCTTCCTTATGCAGATGGGAAGACTTTGGTACAAAAGAGGGCATAACACTTGGCCAAACTAACGCCAGAGATGGGCAGGGTCCTTGGGCTGTGGCCACGGACAGCCCCCATCCTTTGGAGATTGGTCAGACTCCCAGTTCCTAAACTGACCAAGCCTCTATCTACCATGTCATCGGCTGTTTGGACCAGGGACCAAGAAAGGCGTCCACAAGGGGATGGCAGCTGACCTCGGCCTGGAAGGAGCAGGAGTGGACCGTGCAAGCAGAGACTCACTTGTCCTTCCTCAGCCTCTCTCAGGAAGAGTTGGGATCCCATGATTCTACCAATATCTGCTCATGCCCATAAGCAGTCACTAACATGAACCCACAATAGCCTGGCACTGACAAGGCACCTTTGTGAAATTAGAGCTGGGAAATCCCAACCCAGTGGGCAACCCCTGCTTCCAGTAACTGTGACCCTAGCAACCTTGAGAGTTTGAGCAGGGGGAAGACAGCTTTAGAGCTTCCCCAGCACTGGCTGTGGTCTGTGAGCAGGTagccccttcccccacttcacTGTGTGGGTAACGCCTTAGGAAAGGGAAGTAATTACTCcacatcttccccccccccatattaAAAGCAAAGATGGGGTGAGAGCAGAGGTTCTGTGCCTTGGAATTCAAAGCTCTTCCTGATACACAGACTGCAAACTCTGGGGCTCCCTCATCTGACCTTTACCTATAATGCACAAACACCGTAAAAAGTAAATGGACAACTAATGTCGCAGAGATTCAGCTTTATTGAAGGGGAAGGGCTAGGAAATGATCTGCTCCATCTGACTGGATCTGTCCAGGTCTAGGAGAATGTGGTTTCTTGGTCACAGACAGGGTCTAGTCCACAGCCGTCTgcaagagaaagggaaggtgtTTGAGTCGAGTGGGAGCAGCCTTGGACTCTGCTTTCTGCTCCTAACgctggagagaaaggggaagctgCCAGAGGGTGGGAACGGAGAGGGAAGGCggcagggaaggagagggacTTTGGGGGAAGGAGCCTGCACTATCTAGCACAGGTGCGGGGGCCCAGGAGTGCCCAGCCTCTCACCGCTGCTGCAGCAGATCCCGCTGGCAGCACAGCGCCCTCCACTCCcgcagggtttctggccagattGGCACGGGGAGGGCAGGTAGCTCTCTTCCTGGCACCTCAGGCTCTCGGCGGTGCCCATGTAGCAGCCTAGCTCTTCCCCGCAGCAGATGCTGGGTCCGAAGCAGCGCCCTTTGCTTCCTGGACCGCAGGGCAGGCACTGCAAGGTGGGGAGAATAAGGATGAGCGTCAAGGGTCAGGACTCTGGACCGTGTAGGGTGGTTCTGGGGCCGGACATGCAGAAAGCTTCTCCGAGACCCATCTCCAATCTCTTGGTTTGGAAGCTGGGGAAACTGGCACCCAGAGAGCGGAAGGGATTCATGCAGTTCATGCAGGGAGACCGAGCGCACACAAGAAGCAAGGGCCAAGTCCAGGCCCGGGGCTGTCCCCTGTCCTGCCCTGCCTTACTTTGAGGAGTTGAGCTTGGATAGGGGAACCTGACACCTGTGAAGGAAAGGGAGGCTAGGACAGAACCGGGGATCTCAGAAGCCCAAGGGACAGCACGACAAGGACTCAGGCATCAGGGCATCCGGGGCAGCCTTGGGACCCGCGGGCCCTGGAGATTTGGTTGGAGGTGGCCTTCTTTGGCCATGGTGCTCGATGCCCCAAAGCCGCCCAAGGGGTGCcccgggggcgggggaggggtcGTCTGTCGGGGTCTCACCCGAGCCGAGTCTCACCTTGCGCACGTCCATGTCTAGCGCCGAGCGCTTCCCGCCGATGGGGCAGTTCTGGATGTAACAGGCAGAGGCCAGAACCAAGAGAGCCAAAAGGCAGCAACAGGTGAGGCCCTGACGGGGCTGAGAGGCAAGGCCAGGTAGGAAGCCAGGGCTGCCCATGGTGAAGCAGACAGGCAGCTGGGCTGGGGTGGACTCAGAGGCTGGACTGGGTAGGCTGAGGGCTGGATCCCAGAGGATGATCTTCCTTCCTGGGGCTCTGAGGTCTGTGCCCTGAGCTGGGCCTATTTATGCCCTGGAGCCAGAGGCCTAAGGAGGCAACTGCTTGGAAGCTCACGCCTGGTCAGCCGGAAGTGAGTGCCACCAGTGCCCCCTCACTTAGCCGGGTCGTACTGGGGCATCGGGTCAGGTTGTCTGGTCAGGGCCGTGCTTGGGGGCAAAACTGGGGCACTGCCCTCATTAAGCTGGGGCTGTCCTTAGTGTCAGAGAACAGCTAGAAATGTTGCCCTAAATGACCTTCCAATTAATTCTTGGATCTAAGCTCAGGGCCTGCAGGCCTGCAGCCCTTCCTCATTtactcccccacctccatccctctTCTTCTCTTGGTCTGTTTCCAGATCCAGAGGATCTGGTCCCAGGCAACCTTCTTAGATTAAAGGCCTGCCTCTCTTTCTCAGAGTAAGAGACAACCTGCTCCATCTGCCTCCTCCTGGGAAGGCAGAAACCACGGTCCAGAGAGGGAAGGGGCTCCCACAGAGTGGACTCCAGAGTCCCAGTCCTTAGCTCCTTCCCCTTTATCAAAGGCTGCCTTCCTCAGGAGATGGGGTGCCCAGGGATTGGGAAATCAAAGTGCAGGGGAACTGTGAGCTTGGGCCAGGACACAGAGAAGGGTCTGCCAGGGATCTGAATGCAGTTGGACCTGGGTCACTCCTAGGGAGGGAAGGTGCCACTGTGAGCTCTCTCTGAGCCCAGAGAGAAGAATGGAGGTTAGTGAAGAAGAGAAACTTTGTATCTTCCTCCATGCCTTGGATACAATAGATACTTAAAAGTggttgagtgaataaatgaatgaaccaggatggtgagaggaCTAGAGAATTCTTGAAGAAACTGGGGTTGTTTAgctggaggaaagaaaagaatatggaTAGAGGCATGAAATACAAAAGTAAAGAGGAGGTAGACTGAGGGAACAGGCAGAGGGAGATAAAGACAAAAGAGGAGACAAGAGAATAGATGAACAGAGGGATGAAGGGACCAAGAAGacaagcagaaagacagagaagacatagggagggaggagagtacAGAAAAGCAAGTGACGGAGGGGATGAAGTCTTGGAGGACAAAAGGGCAAAGGGACAGACTGTAAGGAACAGAATGGAgagaggagggcagagagggCAGCAGAACCGAAAGAGATAAATGGGCGAAGGAGGTGGAGAATTGGACAAAGGAGACAGAGTggatagagggaggagagaggagccaAAGGGGTAGAGGACAGGGGGACAGCAGAAAGGAGAATAGAGGGACAGAGGACAAATCATTCAGAACATGCACATGACATGGTGCCTTCAAAGGCCAATAGGAGCACTTCCAGTTGAGGTCCCTCTCCCATCCTCTGAGACCCCCCAACTCCATCCATTACATTCTCCTCTTGGCCCTCTGGTCCCTACTTCACAATtcctcttcatgactccagactTGGCTAGAGACCTGAAGAAGGTCCCCTAACTCATCCCCTAATCCCCAACCCCTGCTACCTTTCCTCAGGATCCATAATGGTATTGTCTATGCTCCAACCCTCTACCTCCATAAAATAGTGAAAGGAAGTTGGGGTGGGAGGCTAGAAGGGTCAAGGGATAGAGTCACTGGGTAGGATGTAGAGGAGGAGACAAAGGATGACTTTGGGAGCAAGCTCCTACcagaggagatgggaaggaatggGATAATGAAAGAGCTATTCTTAGTGAAGACCATTTGTAACCAGTGAAGGGGCAGAAAGAATGAATGATGATGCTAAGAAATGgaggaggaattttttttaatggagaggaATTGAGAGAGCTTTCAAAGAGTCACAAAATCTCAGGGCTAGCAGGGACCTCCatgcaatctagtccaacccagtgCTTTCCTAGCCAATGGCCTAAAAAAATCTGTCTATACCCCTTGCCTCTTTTCCTCTCACCTCACTCCTTTCTCAACCTCTTGTCATCTGGCTTTTGACCTTAGCATTCAATGGAAACTTCTGCTTCCAAAGTTTCCAAAGATCTTTTATCTGCTAAAACAaatagtcttttctcagtcctcatccatctcttcctctctttctcagaGCAAGATGGAGAGGATCAtcaacattatcattattattaagatcatcaatatatattattatcatcattattatcatcatcatcattatcattcgtattatcattattaatattattattatcattattattatcatcatcctcctcatcattattatcctcatcattattatcattattattactattattataatcattattattatcttcaccattattatcatcatcattatcattattattattatcatcattattatcatcattattatcattagtattatcattattaatattattattatcattattattatcatcctcctcatcatcattattatcattattattactattattataatcattattattatcttcaccattattattatcattattattaatctctgttttaccgatgaggaaactgaagcagcagaagttaagtgacttgcttagggtcacacatctagtaagtatctgaagttggacttgaactcagggccagttgctggagagcagggatcatttcttttttgtctgtattcCAGTAGCTGACATACAGTGGTCGGAGCACCAAAGTATCACagattggagctggaaaggacctcaaaggccacctagtccagccccttcactCTACGGATGAGAACGAGGCTTGGGGTGCTTAAGGGACTTTTATGTGTTTAGCAGATGCTTGCTAATAGGCTGGTTGAACAGAAATATAGCAGAGATTCTGCCCAAAGACTCACAATGAAGGAAAAGTCTCTGCTTCCAAAGAGCTTCCCTGCCACCTCACCCTGCCGCAACATTGAAAAATGAAGCCAAGAGCCCAGCACAACTGACAACCTTTATTTTCTAAAAacactgggtgggggggggagggggggcaaggGTGGCATGCTGGAGAGAGGAGAGCTCCTCCTCAGGGGAATCATCAGTAGATAGTTTCCTCTTTGGGAGGCTGCAGTTCTCCCATGTGCTGGCCACCCATCTGCACTTGGTGCAGCAGGAAGGCACTGGCTGGCCCATCCAGCTGGGTCCAACTGCTCTTCTCACTGGCCTTTGCCCTCCTCTGGTTTCTAGTCTCCTCCCAGCAGGCTGGCTCCATCATACAGCTCTCTGTGggaacagcaaaagaaaaaacccaaggcATGGAGTTATATGAAGTTGGGCCACAGCAAGAAGCCATGCAGTTAAAAACTGGGAAAATGAAGTAGGTCCAGGAGGCTGCAATATTTTCCTGAATTAGTGCAGGATCTGTAGGGTGGGATGGTGGCCAGAAGCAAGAAGACACAGTGtggctggggggaagggaggactctttcctcatctgttag
Proteins encoded in this window:
- the LOC118853492 gene encoding oxytocin-neurophysin 1-like gives rise to the protein MGSPGFLPGLASQPRQGLTCCCLLALLVLASACYIQNCPIGGKRSALDMDVRKCLPCGPGSKGRCFGPSICCGEELGCYMGTAESLRCQEESYLPSPCQSGQKPCGSGGRCAASGICCSSDGCGLDPVCDQETTFS